A genomic window from Brachyspira sp. SAP_772 includes:
- a CDS encoding hemolysin family protein: MDIIIIIILILLNGIFAMSEIAIISARKSSLTKDIKDGNKNAQIALDLANEPDKFLSTIQIGITLIGILTGIYSGDTISKDLSNLLVKINIPAAYSLIISQVIIVALVTYLTLIFGELVPKRLGMVMPERIAKAVASPMTILSKIGAPFVWILSNSAIIVSRTLGIKDEKTPITEEEIKSMIEEGKQGGEVKEVEQDIIERAFFLGDRKIESIMTHRADIVYLDINMTNEEIKKTISKNPYTVYPLIDKTLDNIIGIIKINEIFDKLNNSKSKIEKYAQKATYFHNNMEVYLVLEEMKKNNTKIGFISDEFGNIDGMITQHDIFSALVGSISETNQNMDIRKRKNGGYFVDGQCPIYDFLEYFEIEDENISNNYNTISGLILELLQHVPKEGESINWKNLSLEIVDMDGARIDKVIVEKLEESKENKEN, encoded by the coding sequence ATGGACATAATTATTATTATAATATTAATACTTTTAAATGGAATATTTGCTATGTCGGAAATAGCTATAATATCTGCAAGAAAAAGCTCTCTAACAAAAGACATTAAAGACGGAAATAAAAATGCACAAATAGCTTTAGACTTGGCTAATGAACCAGATAAGTTTTTATCAACCATACAAATAGGAATAACATTAATAGGAATACTAACAGGTATATATTCAGGAGACACTATATCAAAAGATTTATCAAACCTCTTAGTAAAAATAAATATCCCCGCAGCATATTCTCTAATAATATCTCAGGTGATAATAGTAGCATTAGTTACTTATCTAACATTAATATTTGGTGAATTGGTTCCAAAAAGATTAGGTATGGTTATGCCAGAAAGAATAGCAAAAGCTGTAGCAAGCCCTATGACTATATTATCAAAAATAGGAGCTCCTTTTGTGTGGATATTATCAAACAGTGCTATTATAGTTTCAAGAACTTTGGGTATAAAAGATGAAAAAACACCTATCACAGAAGAAGAAATAAAATCTATGATAGAAGAAGGCAAACAAGGCGGAGAGGTAAAAGAAGTAGAGCAAGATATTATAGAAAGAGCATTCTTTTTGGGGGACAGAAAAATAGAATCCATTATGACACATAGAGCTGATATAGTGTATTTGGATATAAACATGACTAATGAAGAAATAAAAAAAACAATATCCAAAAATCCTTACACCGTATACCCTCTAATAGATAAAACATTAGACAACATAATTGGTATTATAAAAATAAATGAAATATTTGATAAGTTAAACAACAGTAAATCAAAAATTGAAAAATACGCACAAAAAGCCACATACTTTCATAACAACATGGAAGTATATTTAGTGTTGGAAGAGATGAAAAAAAATAACACAAAAATAGGTTTTATATCAGATGAGTTTGGAAATATAGACGGTATGATTACCCAGCATGATATATTTTCTGCTTTGGTTGGTTCTATTAGCGAGACAAACCAAAATATGGATATAAGAAAAAGAAAAAACGGCGGATATTTTGTTGATGGACAATGCCCTATATATGACTTTTTAGAATATTTTGAAATAGAAGATGAAAATATATCAAATAACTATAACACCATAAGCGGACTAATATTAGAATTATTACAGCATGTACCAAAAGAAGGCGAATCTATAAACTGGAAAAACTTATCTTTAGAGATAGTTGATATGGATGGTGCTAGAATAGATAAAGTTATAGTAGAAAAGCTAGAAGAGAGCAAAGAAAATAAAGAAAATTAA
- a CDS encoding DUF362 domain-containing protein — MPRVINNDCVACGSCLPECAFDAISEGDIYKIDPEKCTDCGACEAVCPSNAIHQA; from the coding sequence ATGCCACGTGTTATAAATAACGATTGTGTAGCTTGCGGATCATGTCTTCCTGAGTGTGCTTTCGATGCAATTAGCGAAGGAGATATTTACAAAATAGATCCTGAGAAATGTACTGATTGCGGAGCTTGTGAAGCTGTTTGTCCTAGCAACGCTATACATCAAGCTTAA
- the recO gene encoding DNA repair protein RecO, translating to MIKNYEAFILSYNNYKNSSIIASFLTQKNIISSICYQAKKNSKAFGSDLESISKLNINIYEKKSDSLSILKESNIIKNYNILEKSIYSSLAVFYIRELLLYFAKDFDERYFILMDKTLYALEENEKQNKDNLKYYINILLRAFEIKLLYIAGLSPLLDNCVLCEREDANYYSINEGGLVCNNCKINIKDVTELDYNDIVFMKLIKHSSMLDIVNNNDIIKYYNNSITTIRDILQKSIYNHIHRELKSLKVLEEILFSDNNI from the coding sequence TTGATAAAGAATTATGAGGCTTTTATATTATCATACAATAATTATAAAAACTCATCTATTATAGCCTCTTTTCTCACCCAAAAAAATATAATATCTTCTATTTGCTATCAAGCTAAAAAAAACTCTAAAGCTTTCGGCTCTGATTTAGAAAGCATATCAAAACTAAACATAAACATATACGAAAAAAAATCTGACAGCCTATCAATATTAAAAGAATCAAATATAATAAAAAATTATAATATCTTAGAAAAATCTATTTATTCATCATTAGCAGTATTTTATATAAGAGAATTACTATTATATTTTGCAAAAGATTTTGATGAGAGGTATTTTATTTTAATGGATAAAACATTATATGCATTAGAAGAAAATGAAAAACAAAATAAAGATAATTTGAAATATTATATAAATATATTATTAAGAGCCTTTGAAATAAAACTACTCTATATAGCAGGGCTTTCTCCTTTGTTAGATAATTGCGTATTGTGTGAAAGAGAAGATGCAAATTATTATTCTATTAATGAAGGTGGCTTAGTCTGTAACAATTGCAAAATAAATATAAAAGATGTTACAGAATTAGATTATAATGATATAGTGTTTATGAAACTAATAAAACATTCTTCTATGCTAGATATAGTAAATAATAATGATATAATAAAATATTATAATAACTCAATAACAACTATAAGAGATATACTACAAAAATCAATATACAATCATATACATAGAGAATTAAAAAGCTTAAAAGTATTAGAAGAGATTTTATTTAGTGATAATAATATCTAA